A stretch of Macadamia integrifolia cultivar HAES 741 chromosome 7, SCU_Mint_v3, whole genome shotgun sequence DNA encodes these proteins:
- the LOC122083137 gene encoding uncharacterized protein LOC122083137 isoform X2, protein MVAATAAAATATLHQLFHSSTRCTSNVRSSSQLPWYNSCSMLLFSRDRDHCNQFCKLNGEISGHHRILGVVCKAASEEGNIVEADKDGVSLGTMILPMETDIPRFETLLFQWANSLCQGANLPLPVPLKISSVLCEVAPDQIQETAGDWASRQRIASPFCISVLSF, encoded by the exons ATGGTCGCTGCTACAGCTGCAGCTGCTACTGCTACTCTGCATCAACTGTTCCACTCATCAACACGCTGCACATCAAACGTGAGATCGTCTTCCCAATTGCCTTGGTATAATTCATGCAGCATGCTTTTGTTCAGTAGAGACAGAGATCACTGCAACCAGTTCTGTAAATTGAATGGTGAAATTTCGGGACACCACCGGATTCTGGGTGTGGTTTGCAAGGCGGCGTCCGAGGAAGGCAACATTGTGGAAGCCGACAAGGATGGTGTCTCTCTTGGGACAATGATATTGCCCATGGAAACTGATATTCCCAGATTCGAAACTCTGCTCTTCCAG TGGGCGAACAGTCTCTGCCAGGGAGCTAATCTTCCCCTTCCGGTGCCATTGAAG ATAAGTAGTGTTTTATGCGAGGTAGCCCCAGACCAGATCCAAGAAACAGCAGGAGATTGGGCAAGTCGGCAAAGGATAGCTTCTCCATTTTGTATCAGTGTTTTGAGTTTCTAA
- the LOC122083138 gene encoding selT-like protein, whose translation MTIKKMLETSIPGIDVILANHPPTLPKRLLSKVVPVVQVGVVGIVVAGEQIFPRLGFMTPPPWYFSLRANRFGTFASTWLLGNFVQNFLQSSGAFEVYCNGELVFSKLKEQRFPSEFELRELVDQKLGNSRIVDVGSAWSQ comes from the exons ATGACAATAAAGAAGATGTTGGAGACATCTATTCCTGGGATTGATGTTATTCTTGCAAATCATCCCCCAACCCTTCCAAAACGCCTACTTAGTAAAGTTGTGCCAGTCGTTCAAGTAGGAGTTGTTGGGATTGTAGTGGCTGGTGAACAGATTTTCCCTAGGCTGGGTTTTATGACACCACCTCCTTGGTACTTCTCCTTGCGTGCAAATAGATTTGGAACCTTTGCATCCACTTGGCTTCTTGGCAATTTTGTGCAGAACTTTTTGCAGAGCTCCGGGGCTTTTGAAGTTTACTGCAATGGTGAATTG GTTTTCTCAAAACTGAAGGAGCAGAGGTTCCCAAGTGAATTTGAGTTGAGGGAGCTTGTCGACCAGAAACTGGGGAATTCAAGAATTGTGGATGTTGGATCTGCCTGGTCCCAGTAG
- the LOC122083137 gene encoding uncharacterized protein LOC122083137 isoform X1 — translation MVAATAAAATATLHQLFHSSTRCTSNVRSSSQLPWYNSCSMLLFSRDRDHCNQFCKLNGEISGHHRILGVVCKAASEEGNIVEADKDGVSLGTMILPMETDIPRFETLLFQWANSLCQGANLPLPVPLKVDKIEGGARLGFITIGDGETQVLVYIDCIVFPATEGSGPIFRAIRKGPLKDKSPPGEPRIMRSLLEALKKSVQIARV, via the exons ATGGTCGCTGCTACAGCTGCAGCTGCTACTGCTACTCTGCATCAACTGTTCCACTCATCAACACGCTGCACATCAAACGTGAGATCGTCTTCCCAATTGCCTTGGTATAATTCATGCAGCATGCTTTTGTTCAGTAGAGACAGAGATCACTGCAACCAGTTCTGTAAATTGAATGGTGAAATTTCGGGACACCACCGGATTCTGGGTGTGGTTTGCAAGGCGGCGTCCGAGGAAGGCAACATTGTGGAAGCCGACAAGGATGGTGTCTCTCTTGGGACAATGATATTGCCCATGGAAACTGATATTCCCAGATTCGAAACTCTGCTCTTCCAG TGGGCGAACAGTCTCTGCCAGGGAGCTAATCTTCCCCTTCCGGTGCCATTGAAG GTGGATAAAATCGAAGGTGGAGCTAGATTAGGATTCATCACAATTGGAGATGGAGAGACTCAAGTTTTGGTATATATTGATTGCATAGTTTTTCCAGCAACTGAAGGGTCTGGTCCAATTTTCCGAGCCATAAGAAAAGGACCATTAAAAGACAAGTCACCTCCTGGCGAGCCAAGAATCATGAGAAGTCTTTTGGAAGCCCTAAAAAAGTCAGTTCAAATTGCTAGAGTTTAA